Proteins encoded by one window of Panicum virgatum strain AP13 chromosome 7N, P.virgatum_v5, whole genome shotgun sequence:
- the LOC120680865 gene encoding uncharacterized protein LOC120680865: MGKQQNLLLAIAVVASIVHAATSQTDAATTVYDVLQQYNLPRGLLPLGVQSYALHPGGALEVTLPGECNFFVTVAGKQFKFRYDRSVSGIIKSGSISRVSGVRLQVEFAWLGFNQVSRAGNEINIQLEKSTQSFPVSAFAQSPRCN, encoded by the coding sequence ATGGGCAAACAACAGAATCTCCTCCTTGCCATTGCCGTTGTGGCTTCCATCGTCCATGCCGCCACCTCCCAAACAGATGCGGCCACGACAGTGTACGACGTCCTGCAGCAGTACAACTTGCCGCGGGGTCTGTTACCGCTTGGCGTGCAGTCATACGCGCTCCACCCAGGCGGTGCTTTGGAGGTGACCCTCCCCGGCGAGTGCAACTTCTTCGTCACAGTCGCCGGCAAGCAATTCAAGTTTCGGTATGACAGAAGCGTCAGCGGGATCATCAAGTCTGGTTCCATCAGCCGTGTCTCCGGCGTGAGGTTGCAGGTGGAGTTCGCGTGGCTCGGGTTCAACCAGGTGAGCCGCGCTGGCAACGAGATCAATATCCAGCTTGAGAAGTCGACTCAGTCGTTCCCAGTCAGCGCCTTCGCCCAGAGCCCCCGC